A DNA window from Enterobacter cloacae subsp. cloacae ATCC 13047 contains the following coding sequences:
- a CDS encoding 5'-nucleotidase, lipoprotein e(P4) family codes for MNSIAKALLVAVSMLSATATAANNELCEPKAYEMALRYQQKSAEIMALQLQTYRFATGRFDEKVKDLKTPENYAVVMDLDETVLDNTPLLVRDMEQCHDYTQWDTWSDWEKQGKPGLIPGAKAFLEHVNQSKVRIYYVSDRMQENKADTIKTLKSLGLPQVSDDSVLLDTVSKEERRQSILKKQQIIMLFGDSLPDFAVQFKNKKPSEQQRELVEASAEHFGNDWIVLPNAAYGSWSKATPDSWKP; via the coding sequence ATGAATTCAATAGCTAAGGCATTACTGGTGGCAGTATCGATGTTGAGCGCAACCGCTACCGCGGCAAATAATGAACTGTGTGAACCAAAAGCCTACGAAATGGCGCTGCGCTACCAGCAGAAGTCAGCTGAAATCATGGCGCTTCAGCTGCAGACGTACCGTTTTGCCACCGGCCGTTTTGACGAGAAAGTGAAAGATCTGAAAACGCCAGAAAATTACGCGGTGGTCATGGATCTGGATGAAACCGTGCTCGACAACACCCCGCTGCTGGTGCGCGACATGGAACAGTGCCATGACTACACCCAATGGGATACCTGGAGCGACTGGGAAAAACAGGGAAAACCCGGCCTGATCCCCGGCGCGAAGGCGTTTCTTGAGCATGTGAATCAAAGCAAGGTGCGTATCTACTATGTCTCAGACCGCATGCAGGAAAATAAAGCAGATACCATTAAAACGTTAAAATCCCTTGGCCTGCCGCAGGTCTCGGACGACAGCGTGCTTCTGGATACGGTGAGTAAAGAAGAGCGCCGCCAGAGCATCCTTAAAAAGCAACAGATCATTATGCTGTTTGGCGACAGCCTGCCGGATTTCGCTGTGCAGTTTAAAAACAAAAAACCGAGTGAGCAGCAGCGCGAGCTGGTTGAGGCAAGCGCAGAGCATTTTGGCAATGACTGGATTGTGCTGCCTAATGCCGCTTATGGCTCATGGTCTAAAGCCACGCCGGACAGCTGGAAGCCGTAA
- a CDS encoding MBL fold metallo-hydrolase: MLTVKKLALSTLITSSLLFYPALHSLAETPQHVVKQPAGGYSVQVGDVLVTSFTDGSVAQDLHTLLRRTTAQKTDALLAKNFQANPVEVSINAFLIALPGHKILVDTGSGQLFGPGNGGRLIESLATQGIKPQDITEILLTHAHSDHSGGLIKDGKAVFTNARVFVGKPDIDFFFNEENQKKTGYDQNYFDVAQKTLKPYLDAGKVVPFTGTSALLPGITGTVHPGHTPGSAFYTLESKGEKITFVGDIIHVAAVQFPQPDVTIAYDEDQDGAARVRKQAFDDFVKNRDLVAAPHLPFPGIGYVTKGERAGYAWVPVTYTNRDASTAK; encoded by the coding sequence ATGCTTACTGTCAAGAAACTTGCCCTCTCTACGCTCATCACCAGTTCACTGCTCTTCTACCCTGCGCTGCACTCCCTGGCAGAGACGCCTCAGCACGTGGTGAAACAACCGGCGGGCGGTTACAGCGTTCAGGTGGGCGACGTGCTGGTTACGTCGTTTACGGACGGCAGCGTCGCGCAGGATCTGCACACGCTATTGCGCCGGACCACAGCGCAGAAAACCGATGCGTTACTGGCGAAAAATTTCCAGGCGAACCCGGTTGAGGTCTCCATTAACGCCTTTCTGATTGCGCTGCCGGGACACAAAATTCTGGTCGATACCGGTTCAGGCCAGCTTTTTGGTCCGGGCAACGGCGGGCGTTTAATCGAGAGCCTGGCAACGCAGGGGATCAAACCGCAGGACATCACGGAAATCTTACTGACGCACGCGCATTCCGATCATTCCGGTGGCCTGATAAAGGACGGTAAGGCGGTATTTACCAACGCCCGCGTGTTCGTGGGGAAACCGGATATCGACTTTTTCTTCAATGAAGAGAATCAGAAAAAAACCGGTTACGATCAGAACTACTTTGACGTGGCACAGAAGACCTTAAAACCGTATCTTGATGCCGGCAAAGTGGTGCCGTTTACCGGTACATCAGCGCTGCTGCCGGGTATTACCGGAACGGTTCACCCCGGTCATACGCCGGGCTCGGCCTTCTATACGCTGGAAAGTAAAGGCGAGAAAATTACCTTCGTGGGCGACATTATCCACGTCGCTGCGGTACAGTTCCCGCAGCCTGATGTGACCATCGCCTACGATGAAGATCAGGACGGAGCAGCCCGTGTGCGCAAGCAGGCCTTTGACGACTTTGTCAAAAACAGAGATCTGGTTGCCGCACCACACCTGCCGTTCCCCGGTATCGGTTATGTCACCAAAGGCGAACGCGCGGGCTATGCCTGGGTTCCGGTTACCTATACCAACCGGGACGCCAGCACAGCTAAATAA